A genomic region of Roseateles amylovorans contains the following coding sequences:
- a CDS encoding sensor domain-containing diguanylate cyclase, whose product MNRLTEVRTWPLLAFALLVGLQAAVLATGFGGHAVRGWMTWLGIAALALTVVLALVVVSALARSHARARRAQRTLEEAIDALPASVEIFDDQDRLVAFNRRLVEIYPHMVRAFQRKSTFEELVAESLARGGVPEARGRETDWLEERKRMRGKQPAPLLQRVHDDMWLRIFESRTPSGGIVGVRMEVTDLIHEQQRLAASRAQLKATIEAAGNGILTLDSGGHVLEANPSCQQLFGFSAAELQGVHIGMLFGLAGDPVDPQTMLGAPRELSARHRSGDMLALQVTVAEVRTDTIHLYVCIVSDFTERKRQEERLKRANELLARQSTTDGLTGVGNRRLFDQLLLQEWQRGTRTGQHLALVMVDIDHFKQYNDRYGHVTGDDCLRRVATLLRSCVGRGGEAVCRYGGEEFAVVLVDTDLAGAQVVAQRCLDSVRLAAIEHEGSPVRRSVSLSIGVAACVPTAGQDPQKLIEVADAALYQAKAAGRARLICQQIA is encoded by the coding sequence ATGAACCGATTGACCGAAGTCCGGACTTGGCCGCTGCTGGCCTTCGCGTTGCTCGTCGGCCTGCAGGCGGCGGTGCTCGCGACCGGCTTCGGCGGTCATGCGGTGCGCGGCTGGATGACCTGGCTGGGCATCGCGGCGCTGGCCCTGACGGTGGTGCTGGCACTGGTGGTGGTGTCGGCGTTGGCACGGTCCCACGCCCGGGCACGACGGGCCCAGCGCACGCTGGAAGAAGCGATCGACGCGCTGCCCGCCAGCGTCGAGATCTTCGACGACCAAGACCGCCTGGTGGCCTTCAACCGCCGGCTGGTGGAGATCTATCCGCACATGGTGCGGGCCTTCCAGCGCAAGTCCACCTTCGAGGAGCTGGTGGCGGAATCCCTGGCGCGCGGCGGGGTGCCGGAGGCCCGCGGCCGGGAAACCGACTGGCTGGAAGAGCGCAAGCGCATGCGCGGCAAGCAGCCGGCGCCGCTGCTCCAGCGGGTGCATGACGACATGTGGCTGCGCATTTTCGAATCCCGCACGCCGTCGGGCGGCATCGTCGGCGTGCGCATGGAAGTGACCGACCTCATCCATGAACAGCAACGGCTCGCGGCCAGCCGGGCACAGCTCAAAGCCACCATCGAGGCGGCCGGCAACGGCATCCTGACGCTGGATTCCGGCGGGCATGTGCTGGAGGCCAATCCCAGCTGTCAGCAGCTGTTCGGATTCAGCGCGGCGGAGCTGCAGGGAGTGCACATCGGCATGCTGTTCGGCCTGGCGGGCGATCCTGTCGATCCGCAGACCATGCTGGGCGCGCCGCGCGAGCTCTCAGCCCGCCATCGGAGCGGCGACATGCTGGCGCTGCAGGTGACGGTGGCGGAAGTGCGCACGGACACCATCCATCTGTATGTCTGCATCGTCAGCGACTTCACCGAGCGCAAGCGGCAGGAAGAGCGGCTCAAGCGCGCCAATGAGCTGCTGGCGCGCCAGTCCACCACCGACGGCCTGACTGGCGTGGGCAACCGGCGGCTGTTCGACCAGCTGCTGCTGCAGGAATGGCAACGTGGCACCCGCACCGGCCAGCACCTGGCGCTGGTGATGGTCGACATCGACCACTTCAAGCAATACAACGATCGCTACGGCCATGTCACCGGCGACGACTGCCTGAGGCGCGTCGCCACGTTGCTGCGCAGCTGTGTCGGACGCGGCGGCGAGGCGGTCTGTCGATATGGCGGCGAGGAATTCGCGGTCGTGCTGGTGGACACCGACCTGGCGGGCGCGCAGGTGGTGGCCCAGCGGTGCCTGGACAGCGTGCGACTGGCCGCGATCGAGCATGAAGGCTCGCCGGTGCGGCGTTCGGTGAGCCTGTCCATCGGGGTGGCGGCCTGCGTGCCCACGGCGGGCCAGGATCCCCAGAAGCTGATCGAGGTGGCCGATGCGGCGCTCTATCAGGCCAAGGCGGCGGGCCGCGCCCGGCTGATCTGTCAACAGATCGCCTGA
- a CDS encoding retroviral-like aspartic protease family protein yields MPVLTFSKSQLGPIVDVLIAPGREAAQRLPATGGTAPPLPQPIKMLVDTGAETSALDEALIEPWGIPYVRAGWARTMNGTKPVRMYELALSIRGQAGQPSWNVDSLVVTARQEPFVGAPYAGLIGRDLLDRAVFLFNGPGHQCTLAF; encoded by the coding sequence ATGCCCGTTCTGACCTTCTCCAAGTCGCAGCTCGGCCCCATCGTCGATGTCTTGATCGCCCCTGGCCGTGAGGCCGCTCAAAGGTTGCCTGCGACAGGTGGCACGGCGCCGCCACTCCCCCAGCCGATCAAGATGCTGGTCGATACCGGCGCGGAAACTTCAGCATTGGATGAAGCGCTGATTGAACCGTGGGGTATCCCGTACGTCCGTGCCGGATGGGCGCGAACCATGAATGGGACCAAACCCGTACGGATGTATGAGCTCGCCCTTTCCATCAGAGGCCAGGCAGGGCAGCCGAGCTGGAATGTGGACTCTCTGGTGGTCACGGCACGCCAAGAGCCATTTGTCGGAGCACCGTACGCCGGGCTGATTGGCAGGGATCTGTTGGACCGTGCGGTGTTTTTGTTTAACGGACCCGGCCACCAGTGCACCTTGGCGTTCTGA
- a CDS encoding histidine phosphatase family protein yields MLDTLPRSPQRRRLYLMRHGAVTYFDGATGRPVLPEQVSLNEDGVTQARAAGDAFRSAGVRFDRVIVSGLPRTVQTAELVLRHADQTALSTQVWPEWQEIRGGRLGEIPPDELVQAFTGLQRSPVAESQRFLNGESIAELLDRVLGGIARLRADPDWDCALLVLHGVVNAAILSHAVSGGQRLMLGSWVQSPACINVLDVGEGPGDWLLRVANYAALQPLHADERSTTMEALFAQYLRYRSQRG; encoded by the coding sequence ATGTTGGACACCTTGCCCCGCAGCCCGCAGCGACGTCGCCTCTACCTGATGCGGCATGGCGCGGTCACCTACTTCGACGGCGCAACCGGTCGACCGGTGCTGCCCGAGCAGGTCTCGCTGAACGAGGACGGTGTGACCCAGGCACGGGCGGCGGGCGACGCGTTCCGGTCGGCCGGCGTGCGGTTCGATCGGGTGATTGTTTCCGGCTTGCCCCGCACGGTGCAAACCGCCGAGCTGGTGCTTCGCCATGCCGATCAGACCGCTCTCTCCACCCAGGTCTGGCCGGAGTGGCAGGAAATCCGCGGCGGGCGTCTGGGTGAGATCCCGCCGGATGAGCTGGTCCAGGCCTTTACCGGCTTGCAGCGCAGTCCGGTCGCAGAGTCGCAGCGCTTCCTGAACGGCGAAAGCATCGCCGAGCTGCTGGACCGCGTCCTGGGTGGCATCGCCAGACTGCGCGCAGATCCGGACTGGGATTGCGCCTTGCTGGTGCTGCATGGCGTGGTCAATGCGGCCATCCTCTCTCATGCGGTCAGCGGCGGCCAGCGCCTGATGCTGGGCAGCTGGGTGCAATCGCCCGCCTGCATCAACGTGCTGGACGTCGGCGAGGGGCCCGGGGACTGGCTGCTGCGCGTGGCCAACTACGCGGCCCTGCAGCCGCTTCATGCGGACGAGCGGTCCACCACCATGGAAGCCCTGTTCGCCCAATACCTCCGCTACCGCAGCCAGCGCGGCTGA
- a CDS encoding acyltransferase family protein — MSDTLATSPASSRTADTPLRADIQILRAVAVLWVLAYHAQLPGATGGYLGVDIFFVVSGFLITGLIQRALLQDRFSFAAFYGRRARRLLPAAYGVLALTLLAAPWTLNRSEQLDLVSQTWGALGFANNIVLWQQTGYFQGASELKPLLHFWSLALEEQYYLLLPALLVFTRSSARWVMLVALTVVSGALLLLWQPQDASAAFYLLPTRAWELGLGSIGALLADRLAGPRAQGLLRALAWPAWALLLLVPAAPQVVGAAHPGPAAAIVNLATLVLLLRTSASVPRWTQPLVRIGDASYALYLVHWPLLAMLHNAWVGVASAGNHLWVWRLGAVALAGVLAAGLHVGVERPAKHALTGRRGAAWLISGTVLIALGAWALKLWTPAAGAVDFVELRRPNYGLSANCDAEGPFEGRADCRSARTPRWLIWGDSYAMHLVPGLVDAIGSNGLVQATKSSCGPFPGVTPVRPELGEGHSFAPPWIAQCAAFNASVLSWLTRHPEIDTVVLSSLLTQYLDAPKYELQRTGEGQRIRGGDAMAAAALKDLRTTVQRLTAMGKRVVFIAPPPSAPFDIAACLEREQAGRWTLGATPGCAIEADEDLHRRAAEHRFVTELSEPSTTATVLRFEPQLCRGDRCDVTWDGVPLYRDAGHLSREGSRLLLPPLLRSAGLAEQVRDRR; from the coding sequence ATGTCTGACACCTTGGCGACATCTCCCGCTTCCAGCCGCACCGCTGACACGCCCCTGCGTGCCGACATCCAGATCCTGCGGGCGGTGGCCGTGCTGTGGGTGCTGGCCTACCACGCGCAACTGCCCGGCGCGACCGGCGGCTACCTGGGCGTGGACATCTTCTTCGTCGTCTCCGGCTTCCTGATCACCGGCCTGATCCAGCGCGCCTTGCTGCAGGACCGTTTCTCCTTTGCGGCCTTCTATGGACGACGTGCGCGCCGCCTGCTGCCTGCCGCCTATGGGGTGCTGGCCCTCACCCTGCTGGCCGCGCCATGGACGCTCAATCGATCCGAGCAACTGGACCTGGTCTCGCAGACCTGGGGCGCACTCGGCTTTGCGAACAACATCGTGTTGTGGCAGCAGACGGGCTACTTCCAAGGCGCCTCGGAACTCAAGCCGCTGCTGCACTTCTGGTCGCTGGCGCTGGAGGAGCAGTACTACCTGCTGCTGCCCGCACTGCTGGTGTTCACCCGTTCGTCGGCCCGGTGGGTCATGCTGGTGGCGCTGACCGTGGTCAGTGGGGCGCTGCTGCTGCTGTGGCAACCACAGGATGCCAGCGCCGCCTTCTACCTGCTGCCCACGCGCGCCTGGGAACTGGGTCTGGGATCGATCGGAGCCTTGCTGGCCGACCGCCTCGCCGGTCCCCGCGCCCAAGGCCTGCTTCGCGCGCTGGCGTGGCCGGCCTGGGCGCTCCTGCTCCTGGTGCCCGCCGCGCCGCAGGTGGTCGGTGCGGCGCATCCGGGACCGGCGGCGGCGATCGTCAACCTGGCCACCCTGGTGCTGCTGCTGCGCACATCGGCCTCGGTGCCGCGGTGGACGCAGCCCCTGGTGCGCATCGGCGATGCGTCCTATGCGCTCTACCTGGTGCATTGGCCCTTGCTGGCGATGCTGCACAACGCCTGGGTGGGTGTGGCGTCGGCGGGCAATCACCTGTGGGTGTGGCGACTGGGTGCGGTGGCGTTGGCGGGCGTGCTGGCCGCGGGGCTGCATGTGGGGGTGGAACGGCCGGCCAAGCATGCGCTCACCGGGCGCCGTGGCGCGGCCTGGCTGATCAGCGGCACCGTGCTGATCGCCCTCGGCGCGTGGGCGCTGAAGCTGTGGACGCCGGCCGCGGGTGCTGTCGATTTCGTCGAGCTGCGACGACCCAACTACGGGTTGTCCGCCAATTGCGACGCCGAGGGGCCTTTCGAAGGACGGGCCGATTGCCGCAGCGCCCGCACGCCGCGCTGGCTGATCTGGGGCGACTCCTACGCGATGCATCTGGTGCCCGGCCTGGTCGATGCCATCGGCTCGAACGGCCTGGTGCAGGCCACCAAATCGTCCTGCGGACCGTTTCCGGGCGTGACGCCGGTGCGGCCGGAACTCGGCGAAGGACACAGTTTCGCGCCGCCGTGGATCGCGCAATGTGCGGCCTTCAATGCCTCGGTGCTGAGCTGGCTGACGCGGCATCCCGAGATCGACACCGTCGTCCTGTCGAGCCTGCTGACCCAATATCTGGACGCGCCCAAGTACGAGTTGCAACGCACCGGCGAAGGCCAGCGCATCCGCGGCGGCGATGCCATGGCGGCGGCGGCGCTGAAGGACCTCCGCACCACCGTCCAACGCCTGACGGCCATGGGCAAACGCGTGGTGTTCATCGCGCCGCCGCCGTCCGCGCCGTTCGATATTGCGGCCTGCCTGGAGCGGGAACAAGCCGGGCGATGGACGCTCGGCGCCACGCCCGGCTGCGCGATCGAGGCCGATGAGGACCTGCACCGGCGCGCGGCCGAGCACCGTTTCGTGACCGAATTGTCCGAGCCGTCGACGACCGCCACCGTGCTGCGCTTCGAGCCGCAGCTGTGCCGCGGTGATCGCTGCGACGTGACCTGGGATGGCGTGCCGTTGTATCGCGATGCGGGACATCTCAGCCGCGAAGGCTCGCGGTTGTTGCTTCCGCCCCTGCTCCGGTCCGCCGGCTTGGCGGAACAGGTGCGCGATCGACGGTGA
- a CDS encoding acyl-CoA dehydrogenase family protein, translated as MNFDYSPKVDQLRERLLAFFDDHIYPNEKRYHQEIEANRRAGNPWIPTQVIEELKPKARDAGLWNLFLPHSERAPEGLSNLEYAPLAEIMGRVYWASEVFNCSAPDTGNMETLERYGTEHHKDRWLAPLLRGEIRSAFLMTEPEVASSDATNIQCRIERDGDDYVINGTKWWSSGAGDPRCALYIVMGKTNPDAGRHEQQSMVLVPANTPGVTVKRHLSVFGYDDAPHGHMEIELKDVHVPVENILLGEGRGFEIAQGRLGPGRIHHCMRSIGAAERALELMCQRAIARTAFGKTLAQQTVTQERIAEARCSIEQARLLTLKAAYMMDTVGNKVAKAEIAMIKIVAPNMALKVIDWAMQVYGGMGVCDDTPLAYMWAGQRTLRFADGPDEVHRNSLAKLELARHLKLPAGSVDMPVTRGS; from the coding sequence ATGAACTTCGACTACAGCCCCAAGGTTGACCAGCTGCGCGAACGCCTGCTGGCTTTCTTCGACGACCACATCTATCCCAACGAGAAGCGCTATCACCAGGAGATCGAGGCCAACCGTCGCGCCGGCAATCCGTGGATTCCGACCCAGGTGATCGAGGAGCTCAAGCCCAAGGCCCGCGACGCCGGCTTGTGGAACCTGTTCCTGCCGCACTCCGAGCGGGCGCCGGAAGGCCTTTCCAACCTTGAGTACGCACCCCTGGCGGAGATCATGGGCCGGGTGTACTGGGCCTCGGAGGTGTTCAACTGCTCCGCGCCGGATACCGGCAACATGGAGACGCTGGAGCGCTACGGCACCGAACACCACAAGGACCGCTGGCTGGCGCCGCTGCTGCGCGGCGAGATCCGCTCGGCGTTCCTGATGACGGAGCCGGAGGTGGCGTCCTCGGATGCCACCAACATCCAATGCCGCATCGAGCGCGATGGCGACGATTACGTCATCAACGGCACCAAATGGTGGTCCTCCGGCGCGGGAGATCCCCGCTGCGCGCTCTACATCGTGATGGGCAAGACCAATCCGGACGCGGGCCGGCATGAGCAGCAGTCCATGGTGCTGGTGCCGGCCAACACGCCGGGCGTGACCGTCAAGCGGCACCTGAGCGTCTTCGGCTATGACGACGCCCCGCATGGCCATATGGAGATCGAACTGAAGGATGTCCACGTGCCGGTGGAGAACATCCTGCTCGGCGAGGGCCGCGGCTTCGAGATCGCCCAGGGCCGCCTGGGCCCGGGCCGGATCCACCACTGCATGCGCTCCATCGGCGCAGCGGAACGGGCGCTGGAGCTGATGTGCCAACGGGCGATCGCCCGCACCGCCTTCGGCAAGACGCTCGCGCAGCAGACCGTCACGCAGGAGCGCATCGCCGAGGCCCGCTGCAGCATCGAGCAGGCCCGGCTGCTGACGCTGAAGGCCGCCTACATGATGGACACGGTCGGCAACAAGGTCGCCAAGGCGGAGATCGCGATGATCAAGATCGTCGCGCCCAACATGGCGCTGAAGGTCATCGACTGGGCGATGCAGGTCTACGGCGGCATGGGCGTGTGCGACGACACGCCGCTGGCCTACATGTGGGCGGGCCAGCGCACCTTGCGCTTCGCCGACGGTCCGGACGAAGTGCACCGCAACTCGCTGGCCAAGCTGGAGCTGGCCCGACATCTCAAGCTGCCGGCCGGCTCGGTGGACATGCCGGTGACCCGCGGCAGCTGA
- a CDS encoding adenine phosphoribosyltransferase, with protein MNPDIQALDAIPFLRQQIRTVADWPEPGVQFRDITPLLANPRAFRVLIDQFVHRYFDARPDAIAGLDARGFIIGSVLAYELNVGFVPIRKQGKLPFTTVQETYELEYGSATVEMHTDAVKAGDRVLLIDDLIATGGTMMAGKRLLERLGATVIEGAAIVDLPELGGSAKLRAAGLKVFSLVDFDGH; from the coding sequence ATGAACCCTGACATCCAAGCCCTGGACGCCATCCCCTTCCTCAGACAGCAGATCCGCACCGTGGCGGACTGGCCGGAGCCCGGGGTGCAGTTCCGCGACATCACGCCGCTGCTCGCCAACCCCCGCGCCTTCCGCGTGCTGATCGACCAGTTCGTGCATCGCTATTTCGACGCACGGCCGGATGCCATCGCCGGGCTGGACGCACGCGGGTTCATCATCGGCTCGGTGCTGGCGTATGAGCTGAACGTGGGGTTCGTACCGATCCGGAAACAGGGCAAGCTGCCATTCACCACGGTGCAGGAAACCTATGAGCTGGAATACGGCAGCGCGACAGTGGAAATGCACACCGACGCGGTGAAGGCCGGTGACCGCGTGCTGCTGATCGACGACCTGATCGCGACCGGCGGCACCATGATGGCCGGCAAGCGCTTGCTGGAGCGTCTGGGGGCGACGGTGATCGAAGGCGCTGCGATCGTGGACCTGCCCGAGCTGGGCGGCTCAGCCAAATTGCGCGCGGCGGGGCTGAAGGTGTTTTCGCTGGTGGATTTCGACGGGCATTGA